The region TGGCCTCGGAGGGTGATCCGTCGAGCACCTTCATCACGCAGCCGTTCACGAGCACGATCGGCACCTATCTGCCCAACGTGCTCAAGTACTCGGCGAAAACGGCCTATGCTGTAGAGAGCAACGCGATCAACACCTGGGACTGGAGCCACGACGGGCTGGCTATGCCGGACACGATTCCCGACCTGGCCGCGGCGCTCACGCTCAACCCGTCGCTCAAGGTCCTGTCCCTGAACGGATATCACGATCTCGCGACGCCGTTCTATCAGACGGAGCTGGATCTGGCCCGTCTCGGCACGCAGCCCAACCTGACCTTCCAGCACTACTCGGGCGGACACATGATCTATCTGGACGACACGTCGCGGCCGCTGGAGAAGGCGGACCTGGTGGCGTTCTACCAGGCGGCGCCCGCCGCGCGCTGACGCCCCGGCCGGCCGACGGACGCGCGCGCGGCGCGCGCCGTCGCACGGCCGACGACCTCATTTCCAATTGGAGCCTGACATGAAGAAACAATCGCTCATCGCCTGGTCGGCATTGTGCGTCGCGGGTCTGGCCATGGTCCCGGCGGCGCGTGCGCAGGACAGCGCGGACGCCGCGCCGGATCGCGCCGCCCAGGCGCAGCTCGGCGACCCGTACGTGCCGCCGGCGGCGCGCAAGCCGACGGCCGGCACCCAGACCACCGGCGCGGCGCTGCATGCGCAAGTGGTGGACAAGCTCGCGCGCCAGTTCGCCGCCGCCGACTCGCGCAACACCGGCAGCGTGACCGAGGCGCAGGCGCGCGCGGCCGGCCTCGGCTACGTCGCGAACAACTTCAAGCAGATCGATACGAACCGCAGCGGCCGCGTATCGTTCGCCGACGTGCAGCGCTACATGCAGACGCAAAGCGCGACGCAGAAATAAGCGCCGCATCGCTGCCCCTCGATGAACCCCTGGGGCGAACGGGCTCTGCCGCACCAGCGGCAGGGCCCGTTTTCATTGTCCCCCGATTTTTCGCGCGTACGATCGAAAATCCCAATATCTGACCAATCCATTCAGATATTGGATATCGAAATGACGCCCCCTACAATCCGGAGCACATCGAACTGCTTCGGTGGATTCGCGCCGCGCGGCGCGCCCGAGGCCGCATATGGAGATCGATCCATGACGCTTGCCGGGCCGCTCGCCCATCACCAGCCGCGCATCGCGCCCGCCCTCCGGCGACGCGATGCGACGCGCGGACGCGGGTCTGATCTCCGACGGAGTCCATTCGCATCATGAACAAATCCCATGTGACGCTTGCCGTGAACGGCGCCGCCCAATATCACGTCACGCCCGACGACGCGCTCGCCGACAGCATCGGCGCGACCGGCACGCCGCTCGACCTGGCGGCGCAGCAGGCCGGCACGCAGACCTTGCTGCGCGGCCTCGCGATCCTCGAAGCGGTCGCGGGCGGCGCGCGCGACATGCGCGCGATCGGCGCGGCGCTCGGCACGACCCGCAGCACCACGCACCGGCTCGTCAGCAGCCTCGTGCAGGCGCGCTACCTGCGCCAGGTGCAGGGCGGCTACCTGCTCGGGCCGAAGCTGATCGAACTCGGCACGATCGCGCTCGAGCAGATGCCGCTCACGGCCGTCGCGCGGCCGCACCTCGAGGCGCTCGCGGAAGCCACGCTCGACACCATCCACCTCGGCGTGCGCGACGGCGACGACGTGCTGTACATCGACAAGATTCCCGGCACGCGCGGCCTGGAAATGC is a window of Burkholderia sp. FERM BP-3421 DNA encoding:
- a CDS encoding EF-hand domain-containing protein, which translates into the protein MKKQSLIAWSALCVAGLAMVPAARAQDSADAAPDRAAQAQLGDPYVPPAARKPTAGTQTTGAALHAQVVDKLARQFAAADSRNTGSVTEAQARAAGLGYVANNFKQIDTNRSGRVSFADVQRYMQTQSATQK
- a CDS encoding IclR family transcriptional regulator produces the protein MNKSHVTLAVNGAAQYHVTPDDALADSIGATGTPLDLAAQQAGTQTLLRGLAILEAVAGGARDMRAIGAALGTTRSTTHRLVSSLVQARYLRQVQGGYLLGPKLIELGTIALEQMPLTAVARPHLEALAEATLDTIHLGVRDGDDVLYIDKIPGTRGLEMRSRIGHRMPLASTGIGKAMMLDLEPQVWGDLFDASKRALAGVNFKPDRRPDTHTFLQRMAHYAAGGYTFDLEENETSIRCVAAPVRDASGAIVAALSVASTIPYMPLDRMDELIPLVQREARAISADLGWSAPQTTRRIKR